From the genome of Nicotiana tabacum cultivar K326 chromosome 17, ASM71507v2, whole genome shotgun sequence:
ACTTATGCAATTCTAGCCATACAGATATCAATCATCCCCTTTtcatttgggaagaccatgatgcCCAGGAATGCCACTATGAAAGCAAAGTGACGATGGATTTTCCAAGTATTGTTGTTCAACCCTTTTTCATGCGTTTCAAACCCATTTGGATGTCCATACCTAGAGTACAggaagtagaaagaacaacatccatCGTTTACATTGTTCTTCCTTATTTATTTACTGATGTTCAAGATATCAAAGAACCGGCGCACAGAGGGAGGCCTTGGGAATATAAGTTACTGTTTTATCAATTCCTGGCCAAAACTAGTATATCCGACTATTTCCTCCAGGGTGGgagtgagctcaaagtctgagaagcGGAAGACATTGTGAACGGGATCCCAGAAAGGCACTAAAGCCTTGATCAGATCATTCTGGGGCTtgactttcataatatccgtgagatcaCCCAAATGTTCTACTACCCAGTCTTGACCATCTTTACCCaagtcataccaccacatttgaagctacAGTGGAGCCCGCTCTACAACATTTAACGGCGGATTCTGGACAATATTCATTTTATACCTGTGAAAGGTTAGGGTTAGGGTTGACTCTAGTTCGAAAGACAGACCAACAGACTCTTTTGCAAAAAACAGTTTTTAATTTTTCAAAGGGAAATCACTTGGAGGTGGTTATTTGTGCAGCGTTGGCCAAAATGgacatctttgcaataatagcccctTCCTACATTCAAATAAAGTTTTGAGACCGGGGTAAGGCATTTTATGGGAAAGGTGATGCCTTATTGACAGACATGTCCATTCTTGGCGAGAATAGCCCTTCGATAATTTAAAGGTATTCTAAGGCTATTCCGGCAAAAACGACGCAGAACTTTTTTTTTGCCTAATGGATAATCtataaataaaatctcaaaatgggTCCAATGCTTACAAGATgtccaaaccaaaatagaagttgcatgaagctactagctattaaaaaagatagaaaagctaaaatctaatGAACTAACTATTACAACATGATAAGTTGAATGCTTCCTTCTCCTATTAGTGTATGTGAATCCAATTGTCATTGAAAAATACCAAGCAGCACCTAtcaagctctcaccaggcgccaGGGTATATTGTCCATAggctaaaatgaattccaaacatCTTGTAAGCTCATATCCTTCCCTACTAGAACCTTTAATGTAGACATCATTCAAAACATTTCTAAACCATCCTAAGATTGAGCTTGAAAGCATGCTAATACATCTGagaaatgattcaacaatctccaaaaataccatatgaTGGGTTCAACATTTTCCTTAGCATTTGGACATATCAGTTTGTGCAGAGTCCAATCTTGTGAAGCCATAAGTCTGGGGTTCTTCTCTTTGCTATCCTAATCCTAAGGTTAGGTGATTGAGATTTGTCTAGATTGATCAACCTCCTCCCTGCACTAGGAAGTTCAGAGAATGAATGAAACTCAGATGTACCTGCAAAAGAGAACACAATATTAgctacaaaatccaccactgagttgccttctctgaacacatgttgaaagatcacattgaagttgtccttcatttctataattttcttcacatcctgtgcaattacccaaggaggatcccattccccttctatcaccttcttcatcaccaatgaaTCAGTCTCCAGTATGAGAAGGTGAAAATCATGCTCCACACAATATTCCAACCCTTGAAGAATATCCTTAGCTTCAGCCACCACATTAGTTATCACTCCCAGGTCTACTGCCCTAGCATACACCACATCACCTTCAACATCCCTCACACAAAAGCCTAGGGAGCTAGGTCCAGGATTGCCCTTTGAAGCTCCATCAGTATTACATTTGTACCAATCATGACAAGGAAGCTGCCATGTTACTCTGGTAGTGATCAATATAGGTTTATATCCTTCAAAGTATTGAATCATGTTTGGCCATAACAAtggaatattagggatccaagcaTACCTCACCCTTTCCAGTTGATGCAATGTCCTATTTAtctcatgaatcaccctatttgtgGACATTGAACCACCATGTTTACCTACATTTCTTCTCTTCCACAGCTCCCAAGTGATGATATCTGGTACTGCTTGAAATAATGTCTTTAATTTCGGACAACACTAGGCATACCACCAATGCCTTATAATCTGTTTCAATTGAATCAATTGCACAGAAATTCTAGCTGCCCCCACGAACAAGTTCCATACCTTAGAGGCAGTAGGACTTGTGACAAATATATGCTCAATGGATTCCTCTTGGGGATGCTGACAACGCCAACACGTAGACATCACCATTTCCCCTTGTCTCCTCCACATGCCATCGATGGCTATTTTCTGCCTCTACAATCTCCAcaagaagaaggatatcttgaatGGCATACCTTTAATCCACATTAACTTGAATTCCTAATTAGGATCTACCCTATGCCTTAATATTTGCCAAGCACTGCTAACACTGAACTTGCCTGAAGGAGTTGGCATCCAGTATGGCTTATCCCAATATCTCTCACTGCCTTCATAGTGCACATTTAGCCTTATATGTTCTGCAATTTCCTCATTGAAAGTTTGATCTAGCAGCTGATCATCCCATGTTTCCCCTTGCCGCAGTTCTGCCACCTCCTGAAGACCTTCATTGATTGGAAAGTCTTCaggtaatacatgataaagtgcacccaatccagtccaattttcatgccaaatattagttgttccactcttcaattcccatacgatctcatgttctacttcttccCTAGCATTCAGCATTTGTCTCCAAACATGAGACCCTCCCCTAAAATGCACCACAGTTGGTGGCTCCTTTCTGCAATACTTATTCCACATGAAATTAGACCACAAagattttgtggtcctaaacctcCACCATAGTTTAGCAAACAGTGCCCTTGAGACATCATTTAAGGACCTAAAACCTAGCCCCCTTCCTCTTTAGGAAGGCAAAGATTTTGCCATGAAGCCCAGTGTCTGCTTCTCCCTTCTTCCTTTGTGCTCCAAAAGAACCTAGCAAAAGTCTTATGTAGATGCCCCAGGATGCTGTTTGGTGGATCAAGGACTGATAACATGTGAACTGGCATACTTTGCAACACACTAGAGATGAGTGTTGCCTTTCCTCCAAATGACAACAGTTTTCCTTTCCATGAATGCAATTtagccttcaccttcttgataagaTCCTCATAATAGTCCTTCCTCCTTCTAGTGTAAAAAATAGGACACCCTAGATATGTGAAAGGGAATTTACCTCTTACAAATCCTGTAATAGCTCCAACTGCCTGAAACAATCTATTAACAACTTTTGAATACATGtagtatgaactcttatctttgttGATCATCTTACCTGATATCTTCTCATAGTTCCCCAACACTGCCTTAATCTTGCTCAAAGAGGGATGATGAGAAGATGCAAAGATTATCGTATCATCAGCATACGCCAAGTGGTTTAAAGAATCAGACCACTTAGGCATTCCAAATCCCACAAATGACTTGTCTTCAAAAAGCTTATTCAAAGACCTGGAAAGTACCTCAGCTGATAGAATGAACAATGCTGGAGATAGGGGATCCCCTTGTTTCACACCCCTTGTCGACTTAAAGAACCATGAGGACTGCCCATTCACCAATACTGAATACCAGTTATTTAACATCAAGTTCCACACCATGTTGATGAAGTGTTCAGAAAATCCCATCTTCCTTAGCACATGCAATAAGTACTTCCATGAGACCCCATCATAGGCCTTAGCCATATCAAGCTTGATCATCACATTAGCTGGCTTTTCCCTTAACCTTATGTCAGTGACAATTTCTTGAGTTAATAATATGTTCTCAAATATACTCCTACCCTTTACAAATTAGGATTGATTAGGAGCTATTAGAGATGTCAAAAAAATCTCCAATCTGTTATGTAACACCCTAGACAAAACCTTGTTAATGAAGTTGCTCAAACTAATATGTCTTAAGTCAGAGAAGGTCTCGACTCTAAGTTTCTTGGGCAGCAACACTAGATTAGTGTGAGTGATGGATTTAGGCAATGCAGCTCCTCCTTAGAAGTGTAGCACCATGTTGTTTATATCAGCACCAATAACATCCCAACATGTTTGATAAAACAAGCCAGTGAATCCATCAGGGCCACTAGCACTCTCCCCACTAACTCAAAAACTGCTTCCCTTACTTCTTCAATTATTGGCAATCTGCTAAGTTCCAAATTCTGATCCATAGTGACCATTGAAGGTACAGTATTGAGCAAGGGAAATTCAGAAGCATCACCTTCATTTGTGAACTGTTTTTGATAGAAGTCCACAGCAGCTGTAGCCAATTGCTCCTGGTCTTCAATCCATACCCCACTGCCACTTTTGATCCTCTTCAGTtacaatttctttctttttccattGACATGGTTGTGAAAGAAACTTGTATTTCTATCTCCTTCAGCAAACCAAGTCATCCCAGCTTTTTACTTCCAATACTGCTCCTCAATATTCAAGTATTTCTTCAATTCAGATTGAGCCTTTTGAAGCACAATCCTATTCTCAGTTATAGGCTCTTCTTCAAGCAACATCCCCTTCACCCTAACAGTGTCCTCCAAAGTAGCTAATTTCTTGAAGATATCACCAAATGTTTCCCTATTCCATTTTGAGAGTGCTGCCTTCACCCTCTTGATATTCTGCTTGAACATCAAAAACTGATCCCCTATGAAATCAGCTTCCCAATTCTACCTCACCACATCCATAAATGTAGCATGCTTTGTCCAAAAGTTCAAGAATTTGAAAGGCTTGAAAAAATTGGTTGTTTGCACCCCACATGTCATTAGCAATGATGCATGATCAGATCCAGTTCTGATTAGATGCTCAACTTCAATAGTTGGCAATATGTTCTGAAATGGTAAATTCACAAAAATCCTATCCAATCTCTTGAATATACACTCAGCATTGGATCTCCCATTCCACCATATGAATGGACTTCCTTTGTACCCTTGCTCAAACAAACCACAAGAGTTTACACAAAATGCAAAATCCTCATATTCAGGAGGGTGTACTAGAAGTCCCCCTATTTTCTCATCTTCATGCAATAttacattgaaatcccctcctaccaACCATGGTTATTCCATATCACTTGCTAAATAATACAAGTGATCCCACAAATCCAACCTCTCCTATAATAATGCAAATTTATTCCTTGTTTGAACCTTGTTTGTCTAATCTTCTTCGACCTCCACCAGTGCAAAGTTATTGTGCACCTGTTGTACACCAACATTCACTGGCACGATTGCATTGCCAGTTTGCCCTTGTACCTgggttttgttatttttgttggttCCCCGATTATCCCGAACATTCTTCCACTATGCACCTACGTTCCCGACTACTTTTCCACTCGTGAAAATCATTACAGGGGTAATGTGATTTTTGGTTTTTCCTTGTTCATCAACAGCAGAATTCCAGTTGTTCAACTCAGCAAGATCATTCCTTTTCTTGCTGCTTCGATTCTCAATAAGCTCGGGGTGCAAACGCCAACATTCAATTTCATCATGTCCTTATAGTTTACACTCCTTACAATATTTTGGTAGTATGTCATACTGAATTCTCACCCATTCTGTTCGAACACCACCAGaagcttcatcatcaatatccaaTCGCACCTTTTTAGGTAGTTCGACCAACAAATCGATAAGAACTTTTACTCTAAATTTTGTTTGTAGTTGCTGCATCAAGACACACTGGCCTTCCCATAGCTGTAGCCAAAGAAAACAGAGTTTCCATTACAAAAAAGGTAGGCAGCAGTCCAGGAAACGAGATCCACGCCATCGCCATCAGAGTTTCTTCACCCGCCTTAAATTTTGCATCGTAGATAAGAGTACGCAATTGGTATTCGTACCCATCTTTGGAATTGATCTAGTACGCACTCTTTGATGtgaaatcgaggaaatattgcCATAGAGTTAATCTAAATAACACATGACGATCTCTAAGGAATAGGATATTACACTCACCTTTGATACCACATTGAGTTGGAATTATTCGGCGAAGCTCGTGAATCTCCGAAGAACCATATGAAAGCTTGCCAATGACAGAATATTGGAGGCCTTCAATTACGTTCATTCTATCTACTTCTGCGTCTGTGAATTTAACCACTGGTTGGCCATTCAAATACACTGCTCGTCGCAGTGGAATGGGTTGAATTGAAGCTGCAGCAGTAGCCATTGCTGGAGGATTTAAAGAATTTGGTTTCAAAATCTTAGAGTAATCTAGAGGGGCTGGGTTGGCGTTAGTTATTTTATGTTGTTGTGCCACGCTGGGGGAGGGCAGACCAGCCGGAAAATCCGGCCGGCCGCCGGCCAGGACTTAACCGAAGTTGGGTCggtgttttttattttttgatcaaTGGACATACTTTATTTATTTGGTTGGAAAAATTGGGGTCGGCATCgttgaggtttgcctacgtatctcacatctggtgagaatcagacccgcgtagttcggtcagttttgacatcATTGGAAAAGCATGATATTGACTTACTTTCATTTTTGAAatgcattttctttttctctttttcaaaatttttgggAGAGTTTCGAGGCATTTTCAAATACTGGAATTTTCAAAACCGGGTGAATTTTCTATCATACCTCACTCTtagtttttttgttgtttttattttcttaaccAGTCAACAAACAAGCCGAAATAAATAAATGCGCACATaacacgtaagatgcatcaggatggtttttTATTTcaggtatacctgtcctagacggacccaacccctgtattgcgtcccctaagtcaaatgcacgtgatgcaaacaaacgtacctactagggatccggcgtgaggctatgttattctaggtttaaacctaggggtgtgttctagacatggcttacccaagtggacagcttgagccgaggtgggagcgacgtaccgggagcacgaaagtctacccggcctagtggCTGATccatcctcgttctatttggtataacctCTAACATAAAAGTGGGCCACGCGTACGTGTGCACCATATTTTTTaaaagactcagaagggaggcgtaagaacacagtttaatacaattcaaataatatcaaagcggtaaatgagcgacaattagcacattaggcccacaaaatactgtaatatcaacaatcaataaagccaagtaaaaatcatattaacaagctcgaattcttgaaccctgaaccagagattctgggttcgatcctcAGCatagtcgtcagagctgtcacacctcctttttcccgagggttATGGggatatgggagtttttccaatttaagtgacattattcgaaattgaattatttattttattttcagagtcaccacttgggataatttatagaTATGTTTGTTTGTATTAGATGGGGGCAACCTATATATTATCTGTTAAGTAGGTCCTGATTTAAAGTTTGAGGCCTGATAAGGACCGAGTCCAAATGAACTCTAGCCCAAGAAATATATTATTCGTTATTGGGCCTAGCTAATGAATTCAGTTCAAAGGAATTTGAGCTTGCTTGAGTCTAGTTGACACTGGCCCAATGCATATTCTAAAGCAGCTAAATGAATTCAGTCCAAGCGATTTGGGCTTAGTGATCATGGAGTCCAAATGACTCTCACCCAATACCATGTTATTAAGCATTCAATCAATTAAACATATTTGATTCAAGAAGGTTTGGACCTAATAATGAGTCCGGATGACTCTGGCCCAATGTCCATTTGTGgaaaaattaatcaaaaatgatTTGGGCCTGATGATAATGAGTCCAAGTGACTCTGGCCCAGTGCATATTTGTGTGAATGAGTTTGAAATTTATAACAATAATTATCAGATTTTGCCTATATTTGGTTTGTCTTTTAAAAAGTTAACAGGGGTCTTGGGATACGAACAAAATAAagcaaaattttagttaatttttggATAATTTCCTACTGATTGCTAAGCCTCTTAGTAACTTATGTTAAAGTGCTAATTATAAGACTCATTgtgtatttaaaataaataaaatatcactGCCTTTACTTGAATTATCAATTTAATTTATTAGTCAAAATTTTAGAGTACAATCTCGTAGACCTAATTGATTTGGGCCTGAAAATGTACCCTGATTGCTATTAAGTTTGCTTGCAAAACCTAGTTTTTTCATGACTTAGAACTAATGGAATCAGATTTACTATATTtgattattttaaatgaaatggTAAAACTACTAATTAAACCAACACATTATAcaagataatataatataaaagctAAATTATTACATTAGTGATAACAAATCTATCTATTACTactttaataaattttctaaaaaatGTGTGTGTGTTGTTTTTGCTTCTACTATTACACACGCACATACAGAttttgtgaatatatatataaagctttaaacaagttttttttttactgttttaagaacattttaacataaaagctaCCATGACTTAAATGACTCAAGCAGTATAAATAACTAACCACTCTCAACCAAACAACTTTATGCAATATTCAAACAGAACACAAATTTTTGATAACTAGTAGAATCATAGTCATGATACAACAAGATTTAAATATTTACATTGTTTAAGGAAGTACCTTGATAGCaccaaaaataaataagtaaGAAAATAAGTCTCTGAAAGCTTGAAGTAAAGCAGCAGCAATGAAACCCAGTAAGGTAGGAAGAACAACcggatttttaaaagaaaacagGAAAGAATTGTATATTTTTGTCTCTGAAAAATCAAGATTGATTttcagaagtttttcttttgGAAATGAAGAGAAAACCTTACGGTAGTGCAGAGATTTCTGTGTGTTTTTGTATATGTAGGTGTGTAGCTATTTCAATGTGTATATTGTGTGTCTGTTCAAAATCTATAAGGTATTGGGTGAATATGCCTTGATAATTATTGTAgacctttgaatctagttttcagaaactcAAACTGTTCATTATTACAACATCTGTACAAAAAATTATGACTATTTTTAGTTATAATTATTTTAGTGATGGATGGGCAATGTTGTCATTTCTAAGAAAATATTGTGCACCTGTAACTTGGACTTCATTTATATCATTTTGGGAGCTAGAGAACTTGGATTGTGGTGCTTTTAGAGGAGAGTTTTCAtctacttcattgaggtaagtaaaCCTAAATCGAATTTATGATtattacatgaatctatcactagATCAGCATCAAAATATgggatttcaaagtgaaattttgggTTTTTATCTATAACTTAAATGATtatattttggggatttgatcaTCGATTTGGATCCGAATttgaaaactaattatatatttatactCGACAGGTTATGGATTATAGGTATTTGGTATTGGTCTCAGATTGATTTTGGACACGCGAAtccgtgttgacttttgttgattttaggaattcttcaaagatcgaaactttattgaTTAGGATTGCTTCCTATAGTATTGTTTAACTTCTTTGGAtgatgtttggctagatttgagccgattGGAGGTAATTTCTAAAGGAAAAGTGATTTTGGAAGATTGATTTAGCTTgcaaaaggtaagtatcttgtctagtTTTGGTTTGAGgaatttttcctaataaacaaTAGTATTTCTTACATGCAGGGGTGATGTATATGCAAGAAGGCGCGCATAATGCATGTGCCATGGTTATTCATGCTCATGGTAGATTTCTAGATTACTTTATGCTTTGTTTGGTTGTGTGTTATATTGTTCTATGTTTTACACGATTGAATGACTACGTGAGCACAATAAGTCATGCAAGAAATATTGTTTagattaataatatattattttgggcatgatGAGATATTCTTGAGATTGTTGATATACTTGATTTGACCGTAGTCGCACGTATATTATGAACAAACATCCGTACTTTCTATTCATGTGATATGCCTTAAACTGTTGTATGACCACTTGAGTCCCCTTATTCATATTGGAGATCATGTTTAGGCCCTTGATGCTTAATTGGATATAATGATTCTTTGATCGATAGAATACTTGTTGGAGTTGTAATCATACATAATGTACATGCATATATCATACATAGAGATTATCTCTTATTCATATGCATACATTCCTTCATATTGTTCTCTAATATAGACTGAGATGATAAAATGTGAGTTTTTCGTGCAGTTGAGATGATTGTGGCATGAGGTTTTAGTCATGCGGttattgtgatatggttattGTTGTGTCACAAGGTATCTGTCGTGAGGTTATGGTGATATGGACATCATTATAGCATGAGATTTCTGTCGTGCAGTGCACGAGGTTTCTATTATGCagcatgtggatatggatccacccCCCTATGGTTGCCCTCTCATGGTTCTCTTTTGATGGCGTACACGTAGGTTATGAGAAACAGTCACGTTTCTGGTTGATTGTGATGTGAGATCCGATGTGATGAGTTATTAAGCATAAAGGTGGAAGCTTTTACCATTCGAGTGAATCCTTCGTGCATATTCatgcattttacatgctttatttAATGTATATTTTCTACATATGCTAATTGATGTATTTTACACATGCATGAAACTTGTTACTAAGCTGTTGGATAGTTGGAGGGTGTCAGATTGAGGTAAAGGGAGAGTCATCATCATAGATATGTCGGACTCATGTAATGGTTTCCATATAAATGTTATTCGAAAATTGATATGAAATTGGATCATTGTCATATATACACTTTACATTCATGTAGAAGTATTTGAGTAAATACTACATGGTGCATATCTCTTTTGCATATGAAATTGGTGCAAGTTGTATTTGCTTTAACATGTTTAGTTTGAAAAGCATGCTTATTACATCTTCTTCAATTGTACACGTTTATTATTGATATCCATTGTTGTACGATTATTTCCTTGGATACTTTTCTGTATTATATATGTTATTAAGATGCACATGTTATAtaaagtgagtatcttttgacttaaaacTTCGTCAGTTTTTTGCTGAAactagtcttgatacttactgagtacatgtggtcgattgtactcatactacacttctgcaccttgcatgcagattttggagctgagttATTGTGGATGACGAaggctagcattgaagatgtactgaCGTTCTAGTTACAAGCTACCActttgttcatggtagtttaggatttataattctgtttatgtaaatttcaaacagatgatgtaatCGTTCTTcatattaaagttgtattcttattcttagtggctcatgacttgtactactagttTTTGGGATAGTTGTATTGATTTCCCCAATCTTATTTGTTATCTATtgatgatttttcatttgagttgTATTATATATTATTTGCGTACTTAGGGGGACTAgattaagtgtcatcacgactaagTGGGATTTAGGTTATGACATTCTCACAAGTCTGTATACTCTAtacaaatctcaaaacactaaaaacaatatcaaaaccaagaGCATCAACCCACAAATCTCAAACTTTCTTaagttcaaaatttcaactttcgacTAGAAGCGCAAAATCAACCTCGGGCCACCCGAGGCCcaaaccaaatatatatatacaagtccaaaatcaccatacgaatctaatctatatctatactatattaaaagcatgaaatcCCTTAGCTAATGTTGTTCGCCATTTTTACCCCTTAAAAACTAATTTTATATTGGGCAAGattgtaatttaattatattcctaatatttagttgtcacgacccaaatacctaaccaATCGTAATGGAGCCTATCAtaaaactaggcaagccgacattctcaatatgctttcaatatatAACATAAGAGAGTTGAAGCAATTAAACTAACTGCAGATTTACATAATAACGGGGTAAAAACCCAAAATACCAGTGCGGAATGATAGCCTAACATCGGGGTGtgactaagtcatgagcatctaacaaccaatctagaaacagagtctactacagtctgtgccaaatgacaatacaagagagaaaagataataagaaaggagaaacaaggactacAGACGCCAGCAggtacctcgtaagtctccgaaAATCAGCTATCGCACAAACTCAGTGACCGtcagaaccgtacacacctggatttgcacatgacgTGCAGGGcttagcatgagtacaaccaacacagaaagtaatagaattaaataaggaactgagaagcagtgacgagctataacaAAAATAtagatcatttcaaaagttttcagtgaagggtgaacatgctttcaaatttggtggcataagtcaaatcagttcgaactcaagtaaaacagatatgaatcttccagaaatttcacaacaacaacagataacaactaagtgcaacaataaataaaaacaagtacaacctctcaaggcagcagtcacttaACTCATCTCAACATCTCATACCCTCGGCTCTCATCcatcaatacacactctcaataggtacatgcactcactggggttgtgcagactccggaggggctcctttcagtccaagcgctatatcgctgcggcatgcagcctggCCCAATCATAtgagtagccataaggctcgttgcggcgtgcaacccgatccacaatccataaatagccataaggctccttgtggcgtgcaacccaatccatataacctcgcatagctcacagctcgacactcaggccctatcttagtcactaacctctccagccacTCGGGCTCACAGAAAATCATAATAATCAGcgcaaacagagaatacaacaagtatcaacaagaactGAGAGGGAACaaagatataacacacaagtaagactgtgactgagtacaagacaacaattaacagtcaattcaacaagtatatgaccgttgtgggtcccaacaatgatatcatatggcctaagcatggtttctaacatgaaaggcagtcaattgctcaaagacaagaaaaaacaagtaataacaatggctattcgaccttacagtctcacgggacggaccaagtaacaatccctcgcggtgcacgctcacacgctcatcacctagaatgtgtgtcacctccaaacacttatatcataccaattctcggggtttcataccctcaaaaccatatTTAAGACTGTTACTAAACCCcaaaccgagcaaatctctactccgaaattcctttgcctctcaaatcggtctccaaacgtcctCAATCTATCCACAAGtagaacaatacaatcaatataggctaaagggatcaattccacaagaaaagtactaaattatagcTTAAACTCCAAAATTGGCCTGAACCTGGCCCCTtgacccacgtctcaaaatccgaaaaagtcacaaaacccgaaagaccATTcgctcacaagtctaaccataccaaatttactcaaatcccataacaaaatcccattcaaaacctcaaaatcccaactcaagagttcttcctctttttccccaatttctcaccccaaatcacaaattagatgataaaattaaagatgaaatcatgggatttaaccaaaaccaagtaagaatcacttaccccaatcaactccacgaAAATTCCTTCAAGAATTGCCCAATTCTGTGTTCTCTAGATCAAAATGTgtaaaatgggttcaaaccctcgtttttgaaattaaATATTGCTTGCC
Proteins encoded in this window:
- the LOC142171757 gene encoding uncharacterized protein LOC142171757 — its product is MWNKYCRKEPPTVVHFRGGSHVWRQMLNAREEVEHEIEVAELRQGETWDDQLLDQTFNEEIAEHIRLNVHYEGSERYWDKPYWMPTPSGKFSVSSAWQILRHRRQKIAIDGMWRRQGEMVMSTCWRCQHPQEESIEHIFVTSPTASKCCPKLKTLFQAVPDIITWELWKRRNVGKHGGSMSTNRVIHEINRTLHQLERVRVTWQLPCHDWYKCNTDGASKGNPGPSSLGFCVRDVEGDVVYARAVDLGVITNVVAEAKDILQGLEYCVEHDFHLLILETDSLVMKKVHLSFIHSLNFLVQGGG
- the LOC142171758 gene encoding uncharacterized protein LOC142171758 — translated: MATAAASIQPIPLRRAVYLNGQPVVKFTDAEVDRMNVIEGLQYSVIGKLSYGSSEIHELRRIIPTQCGIKGGDFNVILHEDEKIGGLLVHPPEYEDFAFCVNSCGLFEQGYKGSPFIWWNGRSNAECIFKRLDRIFVNLPFQNILPTIEVEHLIRTGSDHASLLMTCGNWEADFIGDQFLMFKQNIKRVKAALSKWNRETFGDIFKKLATLEDTVRVKGMLLEEEPITENRIVLQKAQSELKKYLNIEEQYWNGVWIEDQEQLATAAVDFYQKQFTNEGDASEFPLLNTVPSMVTMDQNLELSRLPIIEEVREAVFELVGRVLVALMDSLACFIKHVGMLLGRSIFENILLTQEIVTDIRLREKPANVMIKLDMAKAYDGVSWKYLLHVLRKMGFSEHFINMVWNLMLNNWYSVLVNGQSSWFFKSTRGVKQGDPLSPALFILSAEVLSRSLNKLFEDKSFVGFGMPKWSDSLNHLAYADDTIIFASSHHPSLSKIKAVLGNYEKISGKMINKDKSSYYMYSKVVNRLFQAVGAITGFVRGKFPFTYLGCPIFYTRRRKDYYEDLIKKVKAKLHSWKGKLLSFGGKATLISSVLQSMPVHMLSVLDPPNSILGHLHKTFARFFWSTKEEGRSRHWASWQNLCLPKEEGG